The region CGCCGCTATGCGGATGACATACTCAGAGGTGCTCATCGATTGGATTCCCAGAATATTAGGGTAGGCAATGACACTGGAGCTGCGTTCCTCGATGCCTTGAAGCGCCTCGCCGATCAGTGCCAGGGTGGCCTCGAGCCCGCGTTCGATTTTGACCGGAACATCTACTACAGCCAGTGCATTCGCCAGCGAATAATTCGTCACATTCACAATCGTGCCGTTAGGAATGATGTGGACCTCGCCCGTAGTACTTAACAGTCTGGTCGTTCTCAGGCCAATCATCTCTACCGTTCCCTTATAGGTTCCGCTCTGGATAACATCCCCGACTGCGAATTGATCCTCGAATATAATGAAGAATCCGGTAATCACATCTTTGACCAAACTTTGTGCACCGAAACCTATCGCCAGCCCGACTACCCCTGCTCCGGCAAGCAGCGGCTTCAGATCGAAATTGAACTCCGACAGAACCAGCAGAATCATAGTGAAGTTACAGAAGAAGGTAACCACATTCTTCATCAGTCCGCCGACGGTGGAGAATCGCCGGTTGTTCGCTAACATTCTCCCCCTCGTCTCCCGCTCAAGAGACCGGTCAATCACATTGGAGACCACTTTGATAATCACCCGGGTCAGAATGAAAATCAGCAGAATCCGTATCCCGGCAAATAGCACAGTGGCCCACATGTCCGCATTGCTTAGCCAGTCCCATACCCTATCTTTGAAACGCACAGCATCCTTGAGGGCATCTCCGCCTGTTGTCTCGAGCAGCCAGTAATTCATCGAACCCCTCCTTCTTCCCCTACCTCTATATACCCGTCTCCCTTTGCAGCTTTGGCATAGATTCCGCGGATCTCTATGCTCTGCTCTGCTACAATGACCCGCACCTCTTCCAGTGCACTCCGGGAGAATTGAATCGACATCGCACAGCCGGCGGTGATCTCCTTGGGCGTAGGGAAGATATCGATTTCAATCTCCGCATATTCAAGCAGCATCTCGGCGCGCAGCGCCTGCTGGGTCGAATCAAACGCTATCAGCAGTTCCTCCTTCACACTCCACGCCTCCCCTGGGCTATTGGTCCTATCTATTGCCGCCATAGTATAAAAAACCACTTCCATCCATATACTAGGATCATCAGAACACGCTCCCGCGGATGTAAGCCTTGCATAATCAGCTGCCTGGCAGCCTGACCGCTTATTCAGC is a window of Paenibacillus sp. FSL H3-0469 DNA encoding:
- a CDS encoding mechanosensitive ion channel domain-containing protein; the protein is MNYWLLETTGGDALKDAVRFKDRVWDWLSNADMWATVLFAGIRILLIFILTRVIIKVVSNVIDRSLERETRGRMLANNRRFSTVGGLMKNVVTFFCNFTMILLVLSEFNFDLKPLLAGAGVVGLAIGFGAQSLVKDVITGFFIIFEDQFAVGDVIQSGTYKGTVEMIGLRTTRLLSTTGEVHIIPNGTIVNVTNYSLANALAVVDVPVKIERGLEATLALIGEALQGIEERSSSVIAYPNILGIQSMSTSEYVIRIAANCLPNARDAAERQIQNDIKQALEKQSALEAAKAEQEAREQAEREAEAAREQERADAARRAREEQETSPRRQVAAAQEAEEGEE
- a CDS encoding DUF3343 domain-containing protein, with product MKEELLIAFDSTQQALRAEMLLEYAEIEIDIFPTPKEITAGCAMSIQFSRSALEEVRVIVAEQSIEIRGIYAKAAKGDGYIEVGEEGGVR